From Phalacrocorax carbo chromosome 8, bPhaCar2.1, whole genome shotgun sequence, a single genomic window includes:
- the DNAJC18 gene encoding dnaJ homolog subfamily C member 18 isoform X2, translated as MTYTAEQLDGVRRIKRCRNYYEILGVERDASEEDLKKAYRKLALKFHPDKNRAPGATEAFKAIGNAFAVLSNPEKRLRYDEFGSDQEHVSTGQARHYNYYTEFEADITPEEIFNVFFGGHFPTGNIHMFSNVARDAHYYPRRQRNERAWTQEQEEEENRPQNSYSAFIQLMPVFIIIIVSVVTQLMATNPPYSLFYKSSIGHVISRETENLQVPYYVDKNFERNYQGAELQELEKTVEKDYIDYIQTSCWKEKQQMVCNENVDGRRHVSSSSVICNAYFRSVKYLLQVST; from the exons ATGACCTACACGGCGGAGCAGCTGGACGGCGTGCGGCG AATAAAGAGGTGTCGGAACTACTATGAAATCCTGGGGGTGGAGAGGGACGCCAGCGAGGAGGACCTGAAGAAAGCCTACCGCAAACTGGCTCTCAAATTTCACCCTGACAAGAACCGCGCTCCCGGGGCAACGGAAGCTTTTAAAG CAATAGGCAATGCTTTTGCAGTTCTGAGCAACCCTGAAAAACGGTTACGATACGATGAATTCGGAAGTGACCAAGAGCATGTCAGCACTGGCCAGGCCAGGCACTATAACTACTACACAGAATTTGAAGCAGACATTACACCAGAAGAAATATTCAATGTGTTTTTTGGTGGGCACTTTCCTACAG GAAATATCCATATGTTCTCAAATGTAGCCAGAGATGCGCACTATTATCCACGGAGGCAGCGAAATGAAAGAGCATGGACGCAGGagcaagaggaggaagaaaacaggccACAG AATTCATATTCTGCATTTATTCAGTTGATGCCAGTtttcataataataatagtatCAGTTGTAACTCAGCTGATGGCCACAAACCCACCCTACAGCCTATTCTACAAATC GTCCATAGGCCATGTTATTAGTAGAGAAACAGAGAACTTGCAGGTGCCTTACTATGTCGACAAAAACTTTGAAAGGAATTATCAAGGAGCAGAACTTCAAGAGCTAGAGAAAACTGTTGAAAAGGATTACATAGACTATATTCAGACCAGCTGCTGGAAGGAGAAACAGCAAA TGGTTTGTAATGAGAATGTAGATGGAAGGCGGCATGTTTCCTCTTCAAGTGTAATATGCAATGCATACTTCAGAAGTGTCAAGTATCTGCTTCAGGTGAGCACTTGA
- the DNAJC18 gene encoding dnaJ homolog subfamily C member 18 isoform X1, giving the protein MTYTAEQLDGVRRIKRCRNYYEILGVERDASEEDLKKAYRKLALKFHPDKNRAPGATEAFKAIGNAFAVLSNPEKRLRYDEFGSDQEHVSTGQARHYNYYTEFEADITPEEIFNVFFGGHFPTGNIHMFSNVARDAHYYPRRQRNERAWTQEQEEEENRPQNSYSAFIQLMPVFIIIIVSVVTQLMATNPPYSLFYKSSIGHVISRETENLQVPYYVDKNFERNYQGAELQELEKTVEKDYIDYIQTSCWKEKQQKSDLSNLAKLYRDERLKQKAESLKLEHCEKLSSLIGMHKGG; this is encoded by the exons ATGACCTACACGGCGGAGCAGCTGGACGGCGTGCGGCG AATAAAGAGGTGTCGGAACTACTATGAAATCCTGGGGGTGGAGAGGGACGCCAGCGAGGAGGACCTGAAGAAAGCCTACCGCAAACTGGCTCTCAAATTTCACCCTGACAAGAACCGCGCTCCCGGGGCAACGGAAGCTTTTAAAG CAATAGGCAATGCTTTTGCAGTTCTGAGCAACCCTGAAAAACGGTTACGATACGATGAATTCGGAAGTGACCAAGAGCATGTCAGCACTGGCCAGGCCAGGCACTATAACTACTACACAGAATTTGAAGCAGACATTACACCAGAAGAAATATTCAATGTGTTTTTTGGTGGGCACTTTCCTACAG GAAATATCCATATGTTCTCAAATGTAGCCAGAGATGCGCACTATTATCCACGGAGGCAGCGAAATGAAAGAGCATGGACGCAGGagcaagaggaggaagaaaacaggccACAG AATTCATATTCTGCATTTATTCAGTTGATGCCAGTtttcataataataatagtatCAGTTGTAACTCAGCTGATGGCCACAAACCCACCCTACAGCCTATTCTACAAATC GTCCATAGGCCATGTTATTAGTAGAGAAACAGAGAACTTGCAGGTGCCTTACTATGTCGACAAAAACTTTGAAAGGAATTATCAAGGAGCAGAACTTCAAGAGCTAGAGAAAACTGTTGAAAAGGATTACATAGACTATATTCAGACCAGCTGCTGGAAGGAGAAACAGCAAA agTCTGATTTGTCAAATTTGGCCAAGCTATACAGAGATGAGCgattaaaacagaaagcagaatcGCTGAAACTTGAGCACTGTGAGAAGCTCTCCAGTCTGATCGGGATGCACAAAGGGGGCTGA